TCCGGCGCGCCGTTCAACCGGCTTTGTATGACTATCCCAGGAACACGGTATGGAAGTACAGCCAGGCGCCCAGCAAACTGGCGAGAGCCAGCGGCCCAAACCAATACCGGGCACGGGGATGTGCGTCCATAAACAGCCCGGCGCCGATGAAGAACGGGAATGACACCAGCAGGTAGCGTGGCATCGAGATCAGCGAGCCGGTGAACATCGGCAGAACCAGCGCCTGCACGGCGTAGATCGAGTAAACCGGCGGCAGGCGTCGCCAGGCATACACGGCTACGGCTACGCCCACGTACAGGAAGAGCGCGTTGAACAGATTGGCCCGAAACTCCGGCGCATACCACGGGTGTTTGACCAGCGTCGCAAGCGGCAGCAGAAACCCCTTGACCGGTCCCAGCGCGTCAAAGCCGACCTGCCATTCCTGAGACGTGTGACCCTGCATAAACAGCGTCGGGTCGCCGAACTGCCAGCCGAGATAGCCAGTGTAAGCGGCTAACCCCAGCGGCGCGAGGGCCAGCGGGATGAATCGCCGATCCAGCAAGCGCAGGGGACGTCCAGCGCGAACCGGCTGCCACCACCCGACCGCGATATCGAGCGCGAACGTACCAACAAGGAACGGCGCACCCATGATCCGGGTGGCCGCCGCCAGCGCGCCCACGATGCCTGCGCTCAGCATGCGCTGTGTGCGTGCCAGACGGAAGGCCAACACGACTAATAATAGAAAGGCGGTCTCGGAGTAGGCGGTCGTCAGGAAATAGAATGTCGGGAAGGCGATCAGGGCGAGGATCGACAGGCGCGCCACGCGCCGCGAGAAGTCGAGCGTGATCAGGTCGAACAGCGCCCAGAGCGCGCACAGCGTCAACGCCTGCGGGACAATGACCGCCGCAATCGAATAGTTGCCGTTGAACAACGGGGCAGCTAGTCGGATCGCCAGCGGAAAGAGCGGGAAGAACGCGGTCAGAAAGGGGAAGTTGATATCCGGCCGGATGCGCTGGCTGGCCTCGGCGTACCCGTACTCGGCGATGGCGCGGAAGTAGATGCCGTCGAATCGCACCCACGATTCAAACAGCGCCTGCGGCGTGTGCGCGCCGGACGCCAGCCAGTTCAGCGTGTAGGCGGCGACCAGCCAGCCGACGTACGCCAGCGCGACGAACAGCGCATCGCGTCGCGTCATACGCTCCGAAGCCGTCACGCCGCCGGTTCGCTCCCCAGCGCAACGACCATCGCCAGCGCGTGGTCCTTCGTATGCGTCAGGCTCAGCGACACCTCGCGCCATTTCAGCTTTTCGGCGCGGGCGGCGGCGGCGCGGTGCAACGCGAGCGACGGGCGGCCGTACGCATCGGCCACCACCTCAAGGTCCACCCACCAGATCTTCGCGCCCCAGCCGACCCCGGTGCCCAGCGCCTTGCCGGCCGCTTCCTTGGCCGCATAGCGCGCCGCCAACTCGGACGCGCGGCCGTGGCAGTAGGCGATCTCGTCGGGGGTGTAGATATAGGTCAGGAATTTGTCGCCCCAGCGCTCGACGCTGCGGGCGATCCGCTCAACTTCCATCAGGTCCACGCCGGTGTAAAGCATGTTACGGTCCTGCCACCACCAGCGCGTAGCGCTCGGTGTCCAGGTATTGTTGCGCCGCCGACTGCACCTGCGCCGGCGTCACGGCGCGCACCAGCGACGGCAACTGCAGGAGATAATCGAGACCCAGCTCGTAGAACTCCATATCCAGCAGGGCCGAGGCGATGCCATCGTTGCTTTCCAGCCGCAGCGGCTGGATGCCGGTGACGAACTCTTTTACGTCGTTCAGTTCCGCGTCGCTGACCGGCTCCTGCTTCATGCGCTCCATCTCGGACAGCATCGCCGCAACCGCCGTGTCGACGTTCTGCGGGTTGACGCCGGCGTACGCCATCCACGCGCCAGGGCCGGGCGCCGATTCGAGCGTGCTGCGCGCATAGTACGCCAATCCGAGGCGATCGCGTACGTTGTCGCCCATGCGCCCCATCATGCCGAACTCGCCGAGGATCACATCGGCCAGTTCCGCCGCCAGGAAGTCGGGGTGCATGCGCGGCAGGGCCGGCGCACCCAGCACAATATCCGACTGGGTCTTGCCCTTCATCTTAATGTGCCGACGCTGCATCGCCTTGCGCGGGCGGGCCGGCGGCACGTTGAACGCCGGCGGCGTGCCGGGCGCCGTCCAGCCGCCGAGCAGGCGTCCAGCCAGACGCAGCGCGTCGTCGGTGCGCACATCGCCGACGATCGCCAGCGCCATGCCTTCCGGGCGGTAGTGCCGCGCATAGAACTGCTGCAAATCGGCGCGTTTGATCGAGTTGACGCTTGCACGTGAGCCGAGCGGGTCGCGCCCATACGGGTGGTTCGGGTAAGCCATCCGGTGAAACGCCAGATTGGCCATCGCGTCGGTGCTGTCGGCGCGCTCCTCAATACTCGTCAACAACTCGCCGCGCACCTTTTCCATCTCGGCTTTCAGGAACGCCGGTTCGCGCAGAACCTCGCTGAGGATGTCGAGTAGCAGGCGCATATCCTCGCTCAGGCTTTTGGCGCTGAACCCGGCCAGGTGCACGCCGGATGACATGCCGACCGCCGCGCCGACGCGCTCGGTCTGCTCGGCGATCTGCTGGAAGCTGCGCTTGCGCGTGCCGCGATCGACCATTTCGGCCGTGAACAACGCGAGGCCCGACTGCGCGGGCGGCTCGAACATCGAACCGGCGCGCAGGTGCCCGCGAATGACCACCGCCGGGCTGGCGTGGTTCTCGTAGATGAGCACGACGGCGCCATTCTTCAACACCGCGCGCGTTACGTTCTGTGAATTAGGGATCATAGTTAGTCGTTAGTTGCTAGCTGCTAAGCTGGACTTTGGCCATCAGGAAGCATAGCCGAGCACGTCGGCAAAGCGTTTGAAGACGGCCTGCGGTATTTTTTCGATGTCCTTGTTTGAGCGGGATATGTGAAAAGTCGGAATGCGCCATAGGCTGGTGCGCACTGCCGCCAGGGCGTCCGCGAAGGTCGGCACGGTCTTCGTGTACCAGGCCGTCTGGCGTACCAGAATCCGTCCGCGTTTCGCCAGGGCGTGCGCAAATAACGTGATCAGCGAATACAAGCCCAGCAAGGCCGGTGTCGTGCGGGCGATTGCCTGGTCAGACCACTGACGCTGGGCCTCGACACCGAGGTGCTCACGCACTTCCCGATCTGAAAATGCCGCTCATCGCTCCGGCCCATGACGCGCAGGGCCGCGCACACCGTACGCTGGCCGCGCGCCAGAATGGTTCCAGTCAGCAGCGCCTGCGCTGGTTTCCATGCGCGCGAGTCGAAATGTACGGCGAACGACGCCAGCAGAACGGTATCATCGCTTGGCACGGTCGGCCGCGGTCCAAGAATTCTCGCCAGGACTCTTGACCAGCTTACCTTACTTTGTTTCAACGCACAATTTGGATAAAGTCCGGCTTAGGGCGTGCGCGGCCGGTCGGCCGGCACCATCAACAGCAGCGCCATGCCAAACAGGATACTCACCGTGCCGAGTGCGAAGAGTGGCGCGTAACCAAAGGCGTCGATGATGCGTCCGCCAAGCCCGGCCGCCATGCCCGCGCCCGCCGTCGCCAAATTGGAGATGCCGAGATACTTGCCGCCCGCGCCGCCCGGCGACAGCCGGATGCCGAGCGCCCAGTTGCAGACCAGGAAAATGCCGGTGCCGAAGCCGACCGGCGCGGCGAACAGCATGATGTCGCGCACAGCGAAGTCGCCGATCGACAGCAGCACGCGCCCGCTCGCGAAGATAAACAGGAAGACGCCGAGCGTGTTCAGCGCGCCCGCGATGAACGTCATGCGCCGGTGGCCGACCCGGTCGGCGATCAGACCGGCGGGCAGCACGCTGATCGCCACCAGCACCCCGATGATCGCCAGCAGCGGTCCGACGAGCGAGTTCGGCTCCACGCCGGGGATGTTGTCGCGCACGAAGTTGAACGCATACGTCTGCAGGAAGTACACGCCCAGCAGCATGAAGAAGCGCGAAACCAGCCACCAGACGAACGGGCCGTCGCGCCGCATGTCGAGCGACAGCATGTCGCGCAGGCCGCCCTCATCGGCGGCGCGACCTGACGCAACCGCAGCCTGCTCGTTCACGCCAAACAGCGTGACGAGCAGCGCCGCGAGCAACACCGCCCCGATGCACGCGAAGCCGAGTCCCCACTGCCCGGCCCCAAACAGCGTGGCGATGACGATCGACGCGATGATCAACGCCCCCATCTCCGCGAGATTCTTCGCGCCCGACGCCGTGCCGTGTAGTGGCTGCGGGATCAGATCGGGTATGAAGCCCTGGTACGCGCCGTGCGCGATGTTCGAGACGAACTGCAAGC
The DNA window shown above is from Chloroflexota bacterium and carries:
- the acpS gene encoding holo-ACP synthase, which translates into the protein MLYTGVDLMEVERIARSVERWGDKFLTYIYTPDEIAYCHGRASELAARYAAKEAAGKALGTGVGWGAKIWWVDLEVVADAYGRPSLALHRAAAARAEKLKWREVSLSLTHTKDHALAMVVALGSEPAA
- a CDS encoding insulinase family protein, translating into MIPNSQNVTRAVLKNGAVVLIYENHASPAVVIRGHLRAGSMFEPPAQSGLALFTAEMVDRGTRKRSFQQIAEQTERVGAAVGMSSGVHLAGFSAKSLSEDMRLLLDILSEVLREPAFLKAEMEKVRGELLTSIEERADSTDAMANLAFHRMAYPNHPYGRDPLGSRASVNSIKRADLQQFYARHYRPEGMALAIVGDVRTDDALRLAGRLLGGWTAPGTPPAFNVPPARPRKAMQRRHIKMKGKTQSDIVLGAPALPRMHPDFLAAELADVILGEFGMMGRMGDNVRDRLGLAYYARSTLESAPGPGAWMAYAGVNPQNVDTAVAAMLSEMERMKQEPVSDAELNDVKEFVTGIQPLRLESNDGIASALLDMEFYELGLDYLLQLPSLVRAVTPAQVQSAAQQYLDTERYALVVAGP
- a CDS encoding MFS transporter, which codes for MSQHTPRLRDYLTISAYAFALSFLWNGLGPLILPQLVERLVAADVKNTRLGDLRFIGLLIAVILQPLFGALSDRQPVRPLLGKRKPFMLFGTLFDLVFLAGLFFAPEYIWLVAAYVGLQFVSNIAHGAYQGFIPDLIPQPLHGTASGAKNLAEMGALIIASIVIATLFGAGQWGLGFACIGAVLLAALLVTLFGVNEQAAVASGRAADEGGLRDMLSLDMRRDGPFVWWLVSRFFMLLGVYFLQTYAFNFVRDNIPGVEPNSLVGPLLAIIGVLVAISVLPAGLIADRVGHRRMTFIAGALNTLGVFLFIFASGRVLLSIGDFAVRDIMLFAAPVGFGTGIFLVCNWALGIRLSPGGAGGKYLGISNLATAGAGMAAGLGGRIIDAFGYAPLFALGTVSILFGMALLLMVPADRPRTP